tctctgcttctctctgtctTTCACCATAATACTCTGCTATTGGGGTGCACATGGTGGTACATGATCCAGAGGGAACAGCTCCCATCATCTCCAGATTAGCATCTTTAGGGCTTTGAagccaaaaggaaaacaaatttaaaaatcaaagctTTCTTCCTCCAGTTAATTTAGAAGTTCCCAAGGAAGGACTCTTGATTGAACCTGGCTTGAGTTGCATGAGGCCTTCGGTAACTGGGGCTCCATTAGAAGGTGCGTGAGAAGTGCGTGTGGAGGGAAGGAAGTAGTGGCTGTCTCTGTCTATTAGGTGTTGTATAAATTGTTTTCAGAAGGGGATAGATAGCCTCTGATGGAATTTATAAACTTTTTGCAGAACTggaagaaagaactagaaaaacacaGGGAGAAATTACTAAGTGGAAGTGAGAGTTCATCCAAAAAAAGACAGGTAATATCATTTGTTGATTTATTGCTGTCCTTAATCTCAAACTGGATTTTCATAATAATTCTGTGGACTATCATTAGtagatgctatttttaaaaacttacattaatttatttggaCTTGTGCTTTCGTTTCcatttagagaaagaaaaaagaaaagaagaaatctgGTAGGGTGagcaaaaattttccatttttctaaatattataaTTAAGAGTCTACCCAAAAAGTaagaataatttatttaacttttatgcctaaaggtcctgtggatgtgatgGGTGGTTTTGTTTTATCAGTGATATGAAAGAAAGGTGCCAACCTTCCTGTAACCTAGTAACTCTTCTCTTCCTGTTAAAGGAGGAAAGTGACTAGCATTTGCCACAGATATTGTTACTtggctgatttttttcttttttgggagggagttcaacattatacattttaataattaaatctTATGACTATGGGCATCTGTTCCTCAGATTAATTTTGTTAAGTATATGAGAGAttagtaacagaaaaaaaattcctgcaTCTCACAAGCTTTAATTATTTTGTGCTTGGTCAAGTATTCATCTTCTTCTTCATCAAGCTCTGATTCTTCCAGCAGTTCTTCAGATTCTGAAGATGAGGTAAGATGAGCTTATAATGATTAATTAAAtaatatctattatttttttaatgtcaagaAGAAACCCATTATAAAACATTAGAAATGTTTAGCTCCATGTTTCATGAATTATCCATAACCGAGATTACCGAtatgaataaataattatatttaaataatggcctaaatttttttagatttctgaatttgttttgttcatttaaaatatcAGAAGAAATGGATTTGAAAAATCTAAAATGTTATTTGACTAGATTTAGCCACTGTttaaataaaacagcaaaatgaTGTTACATTTTAAATACTAATTATTGAGGAAAAAATTATATGTCTATTCAGAGGATGGTCCTTTCATTAAGTTTTCTCCTTGATAAAAGGtttatattaatataatgcataaattttatttttgaaaagaaagcAAGAGTTTCCAAAACTGTTTTATATAggataagaaacaaggaaaaaggagaaagaaaaagaagaaccgTTCACATAAATCTTCGGAAAGTTCCATGTCAGAAACCGAATCAGACAGTAaggtaaaattatttaaatttgccACGTTTAGAGTAGTGAGGACATTTAattgagtttttcttttaattcttcctGTCTTAAATTGCTCTTAGTTTAGAAATGAGATTTTTCTGTCAACtttttgtataccaatgttcttTTCCACTTAATGTGGTGCTTAGTTTTCCAAGTACTTTCTCATACATAAATTCCACCTCCAAGATAAGCATGACAgaccttatttttctcatttttcaaaaagTACTTCAGAGAATAGTTCACAtctatttcagaaaataaatatcttACTTAAATTCATATAGCTAGCGTTAGAATTGAAAGTTGAATCTACATCTTCTAATATTTGGTCCAGTGCCCTTTGTattataatatatttacatttgttCTTTACTGCCCAGAATTTTCAGATGCAATtaattctcaaactttaatggTCATAGGaaacacataatttaaaaaaatatatagaatccTGGGTTTCAACTTCAGGGATTCTGATTTATAGATCTAGTAAGTCTCAAaaatctacttttcttttttttttttgaggtactaggggccagggattgaacctgggacctcatatgtgggaagccagcatgaggaggcaccaggaaccaaacctgggacctcccgtgtgggaggcaggtgctcagctgcttgagctacTTCCACTCCCCATAGATTTGATTCACAGCCCGATAAGTGAAGAAGCCTTGTTTCTTTATGAGAAAATACACATATAACACAttagttctctttttttcccccagaataaAATGCTGATATTGGAGTAAAATTTTTTTAGCTAAAGAACAAATTGTTCTTTTGGTCTTCTTGTCTTTAATATATAATGCTGAatcctttatatttaaaattgatatatttgtttgtttaggatagtctaaaaaagaaaaagaagtcaaaggattcaactgaaaaagaaaaggtaaaatatgTAACTTATTTTCTTACATTACCTTGAGAAAGACTAGAGTCTGTCATATAGTGTTTGATTAACACTAATATGTACCCCTTTTGAACTTATGAGATTTATTCTATAGCATTTATGGAATTTCATGTTGATTTAAGGAAATTGTCTTTTTGGATTCAGTATTGACagtaaaaaaatcagaagaacatTTTTGCAGAGAGTGTGAATTTGTATGGATTCATGAATGAGCTCAgattaataaatacaaaatagtgAATTTAAACGTGTCCTTTGGGTTCCTCAAGTCATTTTAAAGAAGGCCTTTGATAATTAAATAACATGGACTTCTCTTTCACATTGAGCATATTATAGATAAGGTttgaaaattctttattttactcTTGTAACTagatgtttattttcatttatgatttatttatatttatcccaCCTGTTTCtgatttatattaaatttttttctgattattaaaaataataaagcctAAAGGAAGCAgttactaatgaaagaaaactacagagcaaGATCACTATATTTTACTACAATATCACTATACTTTACTCAGTCTTTTTATATCAATTTGTAAATAACTGTCCATTAAGACACTGAAAAAAGAAGCCATCATGACCAAGTTGGGATAATTCCAAGAATTCAGGGGTGGTTCAAGGATAGGAAATGTATACATATGTCATATTAACTGGTCAAGAAAAGAAACCATACGATTGTTACATAGGATTGA
This window of the Dasypus novemcinctus isolate mDasNov1 chromosome 5, mDasNov1.1.hap2, whole genome shotgun sequence genome carries:
- the FAM133B gene encoding protein FAM133B isoform X6, with the translated sequence MNENWKKELEKHREKLLSGSESSSKKRQRKKKEKKKSGRYSSSSSSSSDSSSSSSDSEDEDKKQGKRRKKKKNRSHKSSESSMSETESDSKDSLKKKKKSKDSTEKEKKEIRTQGTQILFQKKIRRILHLSGYDNKGVSKKRKMYPEDKPLSSESLSESDYIEEVRAKKKKSSEEREKATEKTKKKKKHKKHSRKKKKKAASSSPDSP